Genomic DNA from Deltaproteobacteria bacterium:
CTCCCTGCTCCATACACGGCCCAGTATCCTATGGCACGACCGATGGCCGCCGCGGTCTTCTGGCGGTCGTGAAAGGCGGTCGTGGCGCGAAGAAGGGTCCGGTTCCACGCCAGTTCCGCCTCCAGATACCGGGTGATGGTCGCCGATCCCCCCTCATACTGCTTCTGGACCAGCCGAAGCGACTCCTCTGCCTGGGCCACGCTGGCCTCGGTGACCTCCCATCGGGCCTTGGCCTCCGCATGCCTGAGAAACGCGCTCTTTACCTCCAATTGGATTCCCAGGGTCGTCTTCCGGTCCGCGGCCAGCATCTCTTCCAGCACGGCCCGCGACTTGTCCACCCGGGAGGTTCGCTGAAAACCGGTGAACACATCCCAGTTGAGAATGATCCCGGCGGTCCAGTTCCTTCGATCCCAATCAAAACTGAAGCCGGGATCATCCACATAGGTCCTGGCTTGGGCGTCCAGGCTGGGCAGAAACCGGGACCGGGCCATGTCTACGCCCATCCTGGATTGGACCACCTGCAACCGGATCTTCTGAAGCTCCGGCCTCTGGGCAAGGGCCGCCACGAGGGCATCCTCATAGGCCTCCGGCACCTTTACCGGGACATCCTGGTCCTCGGCCAGTGCAATGGGGACATCCGGGTCCAGTCCCATGAGGTTTGCCAGAGACGAGATGGAAAGGCATTTGTTGTTCTGGGCCCGGATCAGGTCTTCCCTGGACTGGGCCAGGGCCACCTCCAGAGAGAGGACATCCGACTTCAAGGCCCCTCCGGCATGGTAGCGGACCTTAACCAGGTCCAGTTCGTGCTGGACCGTATCCACCGAACTCCGGGCGATCTCCACATATTTTTGTGCGGCCAGGGCGCTGTAATAGGCATGGATCACCGAGGTGACCAGGGCGTTTTCCATGCTGTCGCGGTCCAGCCGGCTGATCTCGAGACCCGTTTCCGCCATCCGCTTGCCGAGATAATCCCTTCCCCCGTTGAAGAGATTGAGCCGGCCCTTGACGCCCAGCTCGTAATTTTCAAACCATCCCGGATAGTTGAAATCCGTGTTGGCCGGAAGCTTGCGCTGATCAATGGCTTTAAAGAGATAGGCCGAGGGCGCGTTTCCCTGAACATATTCCCCATACACGGAAATCACCGGCCAGAAGGCGCTCATGGCCTCATCCAGCATGGCCTCGGACTGCTGAATCCGGGCCAGGGCCATGTCCAAGTCCGGATTGTTTTGAAGGGCGATTCGTATGGTATCCTTCAGGGTGAGTTTCCCCGCGGCCCGCAACACCTCCTCGGGCGGCGGCAGGGGACAGGTTCGAACCGGTTGAGGAAGCCCTGTGGTAACTCCGGGCTTCTCAACCTCCTGTTTGATCTTTTGATAGGTATAGCGGTCTTTATGCAGGCACGACGGGAGACAACTCAGAAACAGGATGCTCAAGGACAGAAAACCAAAAAACCGCCGAACAGGATGGGTTTCATTCAACATCATCGGTCATCCCCCATGATGGATAGGCAGGTCGTCTGATGATTGTTTTGGTGACGCTGCGCCGCTGTCGGTGCGAACGGCGCACTGAAAGCGCTTCCCGTTATCCCATGTGATGCGATGCATCACCAAAGGTGGATATCAGGGAACCGGGAGATTCTTTACAGGGCCATCTCGATTCCTCCGGGCGCATGCTCGCGGTAGTCTTTCTCCATCCTTACCAGATTGTCATAGAAGACCCTGGCATGGGTTTTCATGGCCGCTGCGGCGGCATCGGGGTCGCCGGCCAGTACAGCGTCGATAATGGGGCCATGCAGGCCCGGCGGATGGATGGAGCTGGGGGGGTTCGGGGCCATCTCCTCGATGATGTTTTTGGTCATTTTGAGCAGCGAGTTTACCAGGGCCTCCAGAAACCGATTCCCGCACATCTCGGCCAGAATGAAATGTACCCGGGTTGCCGAGGCGATATCCTCGCTCAGAGAGGCGCCGGCGGGATGCTCTGCCTTATACGCCTTCAGGAGGCGCTGGTTCCATTCGGGACTGGTGTGCACGGCAGCCAGTCGCGCCACCTCCGGTTCAATGAGAATGCGAACATGATGCAGCTCATGGATGGATATCTTATTTGCCAGGAAGAGATCCAGGCAGGCATTGGCCAGATGTTCAAAGGTTAAATCGGTTACATAGGCGCCGCCGTTCAGTCCCTGGCGGATCGCCACAAACCCGGCATTTTCAAGGGCGCGAATGGCCTCTCTTACGGCCACGCGGCTTACCTGAAACTGCTCTGCCAGGTCCTTCTCCGATGCGAGCCTGTCCCCGGCCTTGAACTCGTTGGCCAGAATCGCATTCTTGAGTTGCTGAAAAATGACGTCCGAGATCCTCGGTTGTTTAACGGGTTTAAAATTACGCATCCATATCTCCTTTGCCTCTATGATAATGAAACCGGGACCCAACTTCAACCCGAATCTGAGATGGAGAGTTCCGGGTTTATTCGTCAAAAGGGTGGTTATTCGGGATAATCCGCATCCCTTCTCCCCATCTCTTGTACAAAGGGGAGCTTGGACGCAGTGATTATCATGTATCCTGTTTGATAGAATGGTGCAACATAAAATATCCATCAAGTTTTTCTTGACAAAATATTCTATATTTTTTACCGTATAAATGTTAGACCAACAAATCATCACCATCCAACCGCAGCAGCACCTTACAACGAATCCTTGAACCGGCCTGATCTATGGCCGTCTCCTTAAGGAAAAGATCGTGGACAAGAAACTGATACTCAAGGAGTTGGGCCGTTACCCGCTGGGGACATTCGCTGATCTCATCTATCGAAACGCCATTCTCTATCCCGAAACCGAAGCCTTTATCTGGGATTCCGAGAAGATCACCTTTCAGCAATTCAATCAGAAGGTGAATGCCCTCGTCCACGGGCTTCGGAACTTAGGTTTTCAAAAAGGGACGGTCATCGGGATCCTGTCATGGAACCGGCTCGAATATCCGGAGGTCTTCGGTGCGGCCATGAAGGGAGGATTCATCCTTGCCCATTTCAGCCCCCGCCTGAAGCCCGAGGAACTGCGGCATCTCATAGACGATTCCCAGGCCGCTGCCCTGTTTTTCGCCCCGGAATTCCAGGAGGGCGTGGAAGCGATCCGAAGGCAATCCATAAAAACCCAGTTTTTCATTAGTTTCGGCCGATCAACGGGGGGAACCATCGCTTACAGGGATCTCCTGGAGCGCCATCCTGTGGAGGA
This window encodes:
- a CDS encoding TolC family protein; the encoded protein is MMLNETHPVRRFFGFLSLSILFLSCLPSCLHKDRYTYQKIKQEVEKPGVTTGLPQPVRTCPLPPPEEVLRAAGKLTLKDTIRIALQNNPDLDMALARIQQSEAMLDEAMSAFWPVISVYGEYVQGNAPSAYLFKAIDQRKLPANTDFNYPGWFENYELGVKGRLNLFNGGRDYLGKRMAETGLEISRLDRDSMENALVTSVIHAYYSALAAQKYVEIARSSVDTVQHELDLVKVRYHAGGALKSDVLSLEVALAQSREDLIRAQNNKCLSISSLANLMGLDPDVPIALAEDQDVPVKVPEAYEDALVAALAQRPELQKIRLQVVQSRMGVDMARSRFLPSLDAQARTYVDDPGFSFDWDRRNWTAGIILNWDVFTGFQRTSRVDKSRAVLEEMLAADRKTTLGIQLEVKSAFLRHAEAKARWEVTEASVAQAEESLRLVQKQYEGGSATITRYLEAELAWNRTLLRATTAFHDRQKTAAAIGRAIGYWAVYGAGSEEQGGGSRGEGAKSKEQGVDRDNQQRVTGNEE
- a CDS encoding FCD domain-containing protein, with product MRNFKPVKQPRISDVIFQQLKNAILANEFKAGDRLASEKDLAEQFQVSRVAVREAIRALENAGFVAIRQGLNGGAYVTDLTFEHLANACLDLFLANKISIHELHHVRILIEPEVARLAAVHTSPEWNQRLLKAYKAEHPAGASLSEDIASATRVHFILAEMCGNRFLEALVNSLLKMTKNIIEEMAPNPPSSIHPPGLHGPIIDAVLAGDPDAAAAAMKTHARVFYDNLVRMEKDYREHAPGGIEMAL